One Helianthus annuus cultivar XRQ/B chromosome 12, HanXRQr2.0-SUNRISE, whole genome shotgun sequence genomic region harbors:
- the LOC110896244 gene encoding cucumber peeling cupredoxin produces the protein MASLRLTFAVVTTIVVACMHFPTTLAATGYVVGGANGWSMPQKPNHYENWTKGKRFIKGDAFFWVFKEGQHFVAEVPSKEAWDACNTTASTTVDVTGQLIEYLVDVKTHYYVCKYHCSKGMKVIIDIKAS, from the coding sequence ATGGCATCTTTGAGACTAACTTTTGCTGTGGTTACGACCATTGTGGTCGCATGTATGCATTTTCCCACAACGTTGGCTGCAACCGGCTACGTAGTCGGTGGTGCCAATGGGTGGTCTATGCCTCAAAAACCCAACCATTATGAGAATTGGACAAAAGGAAAGAGATTCATCAAAGGCGATGCATTCTTTTGGGTGTTTAAAGAAGGACAACATTTCGTCGCAGAAGTACCATCAAAGGAGGCGTGGGACGCATGCAACACCACCGCTTCTACCACAGTTGATGTAACGGGTCAACTCATTGAATACCTTGTGGATGTTAAAACTCACTATTACGTTTGCAAATACCATTGTTCAAAGGGTATGAAAGTAATCATCGATATCAAAGCTTCGTAG